A single genomic interval of Carettochelys insculpta isolate YL-2023 chromosome 16, ASM3395843v1, whole genome shotgun sequence harbors:
- the CLCN7 gene encoding H(+)/Cl(-) exchange transporter 7 isoform X1, with product MANVAKKVSWSGRDREEEDEPPAVGEATPLLNGVGPGAAGGPHYSRPVAHTPFLRLGQLSNVDLDEDVRELETEAPSQLPSEIPHNEKLLSLRYESLDYDNCENQLFLEEERRINHTAFRTVEIKRWVICAMIGILTGLVACFIDIVVENLAGLKFRVVKDNIDKFTAKGGLSFSLLLWAALNSSIVMVGSLIVAFIEPVAAGSGIPQIKCYLNGVKVPHVVRLKTLVIKVCGVILSVVGGLAVGKEGPMIHSGAVIAAGISQGRSTSLKHDFKIFEYFRRDTEKRDFVSAGAAAGVSAAFGAPVGGVLFSLEEGASFWNQFLTWRIFFASMISTFTLNSILSFYHGNPWDLSSPGLINFGRFDSEKLGYTFQEIPIFIFMGVVGGILGAIFNALNYWLTMFRIRYIHRPCLQVIEAMLVGAVTASVGFVMIYCSTDCQPLQGDAVAYPLQLFCADGEYNSMATAFFNTPEKSVVSLFHNPPGSYNPMTLGMFTLMYFFLACWTYGLTVSAGVFIPSLLIGAAWGRLFGICLSHLTGESIWADPGKYALMGAAAQLGGIVRMTLSLTVIMMEATGNVTYGFPIMLVLMTAKIVGDYFAEGLYDMHIQLQSVPFLHWEAPVTSHSLTAREVMSAPVTCLRRIEKVGTIVDILSDTTSNHNGFPVVESSPDATQVAGLRGLILRSQLIVLLKHKVFVERASLGLVQRHLKLKDFRDAYPRFPPIQSIHVSQDERECMMDLSEFMNPSPYTVPEEASLPRVFKLFRALGLRHLVVVDNHNEVVGLVTRKDLARYRLGKEGLEELSLAQT from the exons GTCGCCCACACGCCCTTTCTGCGCCTCGGGCAGCTGAGCAATGTGGATCTGGATGAGGATGTCCGTGAGCTG GAAACCgaggcccccagccagctccccagtgaGATCCCTCACAACGAGAAGCTGCTCTCGCTCAGATACGAG AGCCTGGACTATGACAACTGCGAGAACCAGCTGTTCTTGGAGGAGGAGAGGCGGATCAACCACACG GCATTCCGAACGGTGGAGATCAAACGCTGGGTCATCTGTGCCATGATCGGGATTCTCACCGGCCTCGTCGCCTGCTTCATCGACATCGTGGTGGAGAACCTGGCGGGGCTGAAGTTCAGAGTGGTGAAAGACA ATATCGACAAGTTCACCGCGAAGGGGGGCCTGTccttctccctgctcctgtgGGCCGCTCTGAACTCGAGCATAGTGATGGTTGGCTCCCTTATTGTTGCTTTTATAGAG CCCGTAGCTGCCGGCAGCGGGATCCCTCAGATTAAGTGCTACCTCAACGGCGTCAAGGTGCCTCATGTTGTCCGCCTGAAG ACCTTGGTGATCAAAGTCTGCGGGGTCATTCTGTCGGTGGTCGGCGGCCTGGCTGTCGGAAAG GAAGGACCCATGATCCACTCGGGAGCCGTCATCGCAGCCGGCATCTCGCAAGGGAGGTCGACGTCTCTGAAGCACGACTTTAAG ATCTTCGAGTACTTCCGCAGGGACACGGAGAAGAGGGACTTTGTCTCGGCCGGAGCGGCTGCCGGCGTCTCGGCTGCTTTCGGTGCCCCGGTTG GGGGCGTTCTCTTCAGCTTGGAGGAAGGCGCTTCCTTCTGGAACCAGTTCCTGACGTGGAGAATC TTCTTCGCCTCCATGATCTCAACGTTCACCCTGAACTCCATCCTGAGCTTTTACCACGGGAACCCCTGGGACCTCTCCAGCCCGGGCCTCATCAACTTCGGGAGGTTTGACAGCGAG AAACTGGGCTACACGTTCCAGGAAATCCCCATCTTCATCTTCATGGGCGTGGTTG GTGGAATTCTTGGGGCAATCTTCAATGCCTTGAATTACTGGTTAACCATGTTCCGAATCAG GTATATCCACCGCCCATGCCTCCAGGTGATCGAGGCCATGCTGGTGGGGGCAGTGACGGCCTCTGTGGGGTTTGTGATGATCTACTGCTCTACTGACTGCCAGCCCCTCCAGGGGGATGCCGTGGCCTATCCGCTGCAG ctgTTCTGCGCCGACGGAGAATATAACTCAATGGCCACCGCCTTCTTCAACACGCCGGAGAAAAGCGTCGTCAGCCTCTTCCACAACCCTCCAG GTTCGTACAATCCCATGACCCTGGGCATGTTCACACTGatgtatttcttcctggcctGTTGGACGTACGGGCTCACCGTGTCAGCGGGCGTCTTCATCCCCTCCCTGCTGATTGGAGCTGCCTGGGGCCGGCTCTTCGGCATATGCCTGTCCCACCTGACCGGGGAATCG ATCTGGGCCGACCCTGGGAAGTACGCGCTGATGGGGGCAGCAGCGCAGCTGG GCGGGATCGTGAGGATGACCCTGAGCCTGACGGTCATCATGATGGAAGCGACGGGCAACGTCACCTACGGCTTCCCCATCATGCTGGTGCTGATGACGGCCAAGATCGTGGGCGACTACTTCGCAGAG GGCCTGTATGACATGCACATCCAGCTGCAGAGCGTGCCCTTCCTGCACTGGGAGGCGCCGGTGACCTCGCACTCCCTGACGGCCAG GGAGGTGATGAGCGCGCCTGTGACCTGCCTCCGGAGGATCGAGAAGGTGGGAACCATCGTGGACATCCTCAGCGACACGACGTCCAACCACAACGGCTTTCCCGTGGTGGAGAGCAGCCCGGACGCCACGCAG GTGGCAGGGCTGCGGGGCCTGATCCTGCGCTCCCAACTGATTGTTCTCCTGAAGCACAAG GTCTTCGTGGAAAGAGCCAGCCTAGGCCTGGTTCAGCGGCACCTGAAGCTGAAGGACTTCCGGGACGCCTACCCCCGCTTCCCCCCCATCCAGTCCATCCACGTCTCCCAGGACGAGCGCGAGTGTATGATGGACCTGAGCGAGTTCATGAACCCCTCGCCCTACACGGTGCCTGAG GAGGCGTCTCTGCCCAGGGTCTTCAAGCTGTTCCGGGCGCTCGGCTTGCGGCACCTGGTGGTGGTGGATAATCACAACGAG gtggtggggctggtgaccAGGAAGGATCTCGCCAGATAccggctggggaaggaggggctggaggagctgtccctGGCGCAGACGTGA
- the CLCN7 gene encoding H(+)/Cl(-) exchange transporter 7 isoform X2 — protein sequence MANVAKKVSWSGRDREEEDEPPAVGEATPLLNGVGPGAAGGPHYSRPETEAPSQLPSEIPHNEKLLSLRYESLDYDNCENQLFLEEERRINHTAFRTVEIKRWVICAMIGILTGLVACFIDIVVENLAGLKFRVVKDNIDKFTAKGGLSFSLLLWAALNSSIVMVGSLIVAFIEPVAAGSGIPQIKCYLNGVKVPHVVRLKTLVIKVCGVILSVVGGLAVGKEGPMIHSGAVIAAGISQGRSTSLKHDFKIFEYFRRDTEKRDFVSAGAAAGVSAAFGAPVGGVLFSLEEGASFWNQFLTWRIFFASMISTFTLNSILSFYHGNPWDLSSPGLINFGRFDSEKLGYTFQEIPIFIFMGVVGGILGAIFNALNYWLTMFRIRYIHRPCLQVIEAMLVGAVTASVGFVMIYCSTDCQPLQGDAVAYPLQLFCADGEYNSMATAFFNTPEKSVVSLFHNPPGSYNPMTLGMFTLMYFFLACWTYGLTVSAGVFIPSLLIGAAWGRLFGICLSHLTGESIWADPGKYALMGAAAQLGGIVRMTLSLTVIMMEATGNVTYGFPIMLVLMTAKIVGDYFAEGLYDMHIQLQSVPFLHWEAPVTSHSLTAREVMSAPVTCLRRIEKVGTIVDILSDTTSNHNGFPVVESSPDATQVAGLRGLILRSQLIVLLKHKVFVERASLGLVQRHLKLKDFRDAYPRFPPIQSIHVSQDERECMMDLSEFMNPSPYTVPEEASLPRVFKLFRALGLRHLVVVDNHNEVVGLVTRKDLARYRLGKEGLEELSLAQT from the exons GAAACCgaggcccccagccagctccccagtgaGATCCCTCACAACGAGAAGCTGCTCTCGCTCAGATACGAG AGCCTGGACTATGACAACTGCGAGAACCAGCTGTTCTTGGAGGAGGAGAGGCGGATCAACCACACG GCATTCCGAACGGTGGAGATCAAACGCTGGGTCATCTGTGCCATGATCGGGATTCTCACCGGCCTCGTCGCCTGCTTCATCGACATCGTGGTGGAGAACCTGGCGGGGCTGAAGTTCAGAGTGGTGAAAGACA ATATCGACAAGTTCACCGCGAAGGGGGGCCTGTccttctccctgctcctgtgGGCCGCTCTGAACTCGAGCATAGTGATGGTTGGCTCCCTTATTGTTGCTTTTATAGAG CCCGTAGCTGCCGGCAGCGGGATCCCTCAGATTAAGTGCTACCTCAACGGCGTCAAGGTGCCTCATGTTGTCCGCCTGAAG ACCTTGGTGATCAAAGTCTGCGGGGTCATTCTGTCGGTGGTCGGCGGCCTGGCTGTCGGAAAG GAAGGACCCATGATCCACTCGGGAGCCGTCATCGCAGCCGGCATCTCGCAAGGGAGGTCGACGTCTCTGAAGCACGACTTTAAG ATCTTCGAGTACTTCCGCAGGGACACGGAGAAGAGGGACTTTGTCTCGGCCGGAGCGGCTGCCGGCGTCTCGGCTGCTTTCGGTGCCCCGGTTG GGGGCGTTCTCTTCAGCTTGGAGGAAGGCGCTTCCTTCTGGAACCAGTTCCTGACGTGGAGAATC TTCTTCGCCTCCATGATCTCAACGTTCACCCTGAACTCCATCCTGAGCTTTTACCACGGGAACCCCTGGGACCTCTCCAGCCCGGGCCTCATCAACTTCGGGAGGTTTGACAGCGAG AAACTGGGCTACACGTTCCAGGAAATCCCCATCTTCATCTTCATGGGCGTGGTTG GTGGAATTCTTGGGGCAATCTTCAATGCCTTGAATTACTGGTTAACCATGTTCCGAATCAG GTATATCCACCGCCCATGCCTCCAGGTGATCGAGGCCATGCTGGTGGGGGCAGTGACGGCCTCTGTGGGGTTTGTGATGATCTACTGCTCTACTGACTGCCAGCCCCTCCAGGGGGATGCCGTGGCCTATCCGCTGCAG ctgTTCTGCGCCGACGGAGAATATAACTCAATGGCCACCGCCTTCTTCAACACGCCGGAGAAAAGCGTCGTCAGCCTCTTCCACAACCCTCCAG GTTCGTACAATCCCATGACCCTGGGCATGTTCACACTGatgtatttcttcctggcctGTTGGACGTACGGGCTCACCGTGTCAGCGGGCGTCTTCATCCCCTCCCTGCTGATTGGAGCTGCCTGGGGCCGGCTCTTCGGCATATGCCTGTCCCACCTGACCGGGGAATCG ATCTGGGCCGACCCTGGGAAGTACGCGCTGATGGGGGCAGCAGCGCAGCTGG GCGGGATCGTGAGGATGACCCTGAGCCTGACGGTCATCATGATGGAAGCGACGGGCAACGTCACCTACGGCTTCCCCATCATGCTGGTGCTGATGACGGCCAAGATCGTGGGCGACTACTTCGCAGAG GGCCTGTATGACATGCACATCCAGCTGCAGAGCGTGCCCTTCCTGCACTGGGAGGCGCCGGTGACCTCGCACTCCCTGACGGCCAG GGAGGTGATGAGCGCGCCTGTGACCTGCCTCCGGAGGATCGAGAAGGTGGGAACCATCGTGGACATCCTCAGCGACACGACGTCCAACCACAACGGCTTTCCCGTGGTGGAGAGCAGCCCGGACGCCACGCAG GTGGCAGGGCTGCGGGGCCTGATCCTGCGCTCCCAACTGATTGTTCTCCTGAAGCACAAG GTCTTCGTGGAAAGAGCCAGCCTAGGCCTGGTTCAGCGGCACCTGAAGCTGAAGGACTTCCGGGACGCCTACCCCCGCTTCCCCCCCATCCAGTCCATCCACGTCTCCCAGGACGAGCGCGAGTGTATGATGGACCTGAGCGAGTTCATGAACCCCTCGCCCTACACGGTGCCTGAG GAGGCGTCTCTGCCCAGGGTCTTCAAGCTGTTCCGGGCGCTCGGCTTGCGGCACCTGGTGGTGGTGGATAATCACAACGAG gtggtggggctggtgaccAGGAAGGATCTCGCCAGATAccggctggggaaggaggggctggaggagctgtccctGGCGCAGACGTGA